From the genome of bacterium:
TTCCCTGCATTCCTTTCTCTTATATACTTTTCCAGAGCAAAAACAAATCCATCCTGGAATTGTTGATCCTGTAAAATTTGTTCTGAAAACACTGCTGGATTGTCCCGAATCATCTCAACCCATTCCAAAGCTCTCTGGTGGCGCAATTGCATTCCTGAACCGATTAAAACCTTCGCCAGACCCCATGCGGTACCAAGAAATGGCACAGAAGAAACAATTACATCAACCGCAACAAGCGTGCTTCCTTTGATAATTTCTTTATCCTTTTCTTTCATTGAAAATTCCTCTTTAATAACTTTGGTCGTTTTCCCTTACCCGGCGGGCCAGCCAGGGGCCGCATGCCAGCAGCAGCACCACGGCCAGGCCCCACTGGGCCAGGCAACTGCCGATTGTGGCCACGCCCAGCGGGTTCCACCAGTTGGCCCGGTCCCATCCCACGGAGAGCCAGAACCACCACAGCAACAACACCGCGAACTGGAGCGGGATCAGCCAGCGCAGGGTGAAAGCGAACCCGCGGCCGGGTTTCATGTCCGGCGTGTCCTCACGGTTCACCACCTCGCCCACGAACCGACCCGTCCCGTAGCGGCTCACCCCCAGGCTGAACAGAAGGCCGCTCACCAGCAACCCCAGGCCCCAGACCCAGTCCTGGTTGTCGAAAAACTTTCCCGACAGCGCGCTGGGCGCCCCGCCCAGCAGGGTGAGCACGGTCACGATCACAACAGCTTTCCCGCGCCGCAGCCCCAGGTCGATCAGGTTCTTGACCCACATTTCAAGCATGGAGATAAAGCTGGACATGGCCGCGAAAAACAATGCGAGAAAAAACAGCGGCAGCATCACCCGGCCACCCGGCCCGGCCCCAAGAAGGCGCGGGATCGAGATGAAAGTCAGGCCCGTGCTGTTCTCGCCCGGCAGCTTGACCACCGCCGCGGCCTGCTCGGCGGGCAGAAGGGCGAATACCGTGGGGATCACGGCCAGGGCGGCAAGTAAGCTGGCCGTGTTGTCGCCCAGGCCCATGATCAGGCCGTTCTGGACAATCTTTTCTTTCGGACGGCTGTAGACCGAGTAGGTCAGCAGAAGGCCCCAGCCCGCCCCTGTGCTCCAGGCGCTCTGGGAGAGCGCCTCCAGGTAGACCCGTGGGCTGAACAGGTCCGCGGCGTTGAACTGGAACAGGTATTTCACGCCCGCCATGGCCCCGGGAAGGCAGAGCGCGCGCACCGCGGCGTAGATCAGGATCAGCGCCAGCACCGGGATCATCACCTTGGCCGAGCCCTCGATCCCCAGCCGCACCCCCGCGCCCACAACCAGGGCGGCCAGCACCGCCGCCGCGGCGTGGTAGGCCAGCGCCTGCCAGCTCCCGGCGAATGCATGCCAGAACTCCGGCCCGGTGGCGCCGTTCACCGCGCCGCTCAGCGCACCCACCAGGTAGCGCAGGCACCAGCCCGTGACCACCGAGTAGTAGAACATGATCCCGCCGGTGATCAGGGCCACAAACCCACCCATCCAGGCCCCACGCTCACCGCGCAGGAACATGAACGAGCCCAGCGAGCCCCGGCGCGAGGCCCGTCCCAGGGCGCTCTCGGTCACCAGCAGCGGGATCGACCAGAGGAACAGGAACAGCGTCCAGGCCAGGATGAACACCCCTCCGCCGTTAGCCGCGGCCACGCGCGGGAAACGCCAGATATTGCCCGTGCCCACGGCGATCCCCAGGGCGGTCATCAGCATGCCCCAGCGGCTGGAGAAAAGCTCGGCCGCGCGGCCCTTGCGCGTGTCCTGACTGCTGAAAGGCTCTGTCATGGGAAGGCTCGGGTCGGCAAGAGGGTTTCAGGCAAAAAGAAACCGGCCCCCCGGATACTGCGGAGCCGGTTTCGAACCGGTTCATCCCGCCCGGCCGCTTCATTGGCCGGGCCTGAAGGCCCTGGTCTTACTGCCAGACATCGGGCTTGTTGTCGCCGTCGGTGTCGAATCCGGCCTGACCCTTGCTGCCGTCCTCGTTGTACTTCTGCCACACGTCCGGCTTGCCGTCCTTGCCCTTGTTGTCGTAGGCGATCTCTTTCTTCTTGCCGTTGGGATAGTACTCGACCCACTGGTCCGTGATACCGTCGCCGTTGGTGTCGACTTCCATCCGCTCCTTGGCACCGTCAGCCGTATAGAACACCACCTGGTCGGGCTTGTCTGCCCCCTTGGTGGAAAGCTCCACCTTTTCCAGCTTGCCTGTGGCGGGATTGTAATACTGCCACTGGTCTATCTTGCCGTTCTTCTTGGTGTCCTTCTCGACCCGGACTTTTTCACCCTTCTCGTTGAAATAAGTGAATTCATCGATCGTGCCGTCGAAATCCGTATCCGTCTCGGTTTTGACCGCGATGCCCTCTTTGGTGAAATAGCGGGTCTTGTCGATCTTCCCGTCGCCGTTGGTGTCCGCCTCGATCAGCTCGATCTTGCCGGCGTTGTTCGAGTAGGTCCAGGTGTCGGGCTTGCCGTCCTTGTTCGAGTCCTGCTCTTCCTTCAGAAGCCCGGCCTTGTCCTGCGCGGTCAACTGGACCGCAGGCGCCGCCACCAGAGCCATACCGAGAAACAATGCCGCCATAGAACGCATCTCGCACCTCCAACAGGTTATCATTCATCCGGTCTGGAACCCGTTTATGCAATTTTTCCCAAACTAATTTTGCAGCGCGCCTGACGCAAGCAATTTCTGGCCTGATTTTCGGCACGGCGCGGCGCAAGGCTCAGAAATCGGAGCCGATCGAGAAATAATTCCGGTGACGGCCCTTGATCAGCTCGTCGCTCTTGTAAATCTGGTTCTTGTAGTAGTAGTAGGCGCTCTCGTAATGGTCCAGTGCCTTGGCGAAATCGAACTTGATGATGAAATACCCCAGGTTCATCCGCGTGCCGAAACCGTAGGCCGCCTGGGCGTTCTTCAGCTTGAACAGCTTGGTGTTGGTCGTGGTGAACGGCTGGAACGCTTCGGTGTTGTACCACGCGCTGCCCACGTCGAAGAAAAGCACCCCTCCGATCCCGCGCAGATAGATCGGCAGCGGCCAGCCCAGCACCAGGTGCTCGATCAGCGGAAAACGCAGCTCGAAATTACCCAGCAGTAGATTGTTGCCGCGCATGTCACCGTAACCCGCCCCGCGGAACGTGTACGGACCGCCGATGTAGAAAGTCTGCGGGTCGCTGCCCCGCCGCGTGCCGGCGATCACCCGGCTGGCGATAGTCACTCGCTGCCAGAACAGCATGTACTTGCGCCAGTCGGCCAGCACCTCGGTAAAACTGATTTCACCGAAGAACTGGCGCATGCCCAGACGGTAGCGCCCGCCGTCCACCGGCCCGGTGTAGCCGAAAGCCGTGTTGTCGTAGACCAGCGCCACCTCCGGCCCCGCGAAATAGCTCGTCCCGAACTTGGTCAGGTCGCGCTCCTTGGTCCCATAGCCGTAGTAGCTGAACGGGTCGAGGTAGAAATCCACCCCGAAAGTCTTCGAGCTGATCGTGTAGGCGTTGAGCGCCCACTCCAGGCGGCGGAAACGGTCGAACGGGCGGCTGAACACCAGCCCGACCCCACGCCAGATGTTGGCGAAATAGTCCCCGCCGTACGAGGATATGGTCGACAGGTAGTACACGTCCCGGAACTGGGTGACATAGAACCCGATATTTGTCCGCGGCTTCAGGTAGGTGTACTGGAACAGGAGGTCGCTGTCCTGGATCTTGCCGTACAGGTTGGCCCCGATCATCAGGTTGTGGTTCGACAGCACGTCGCTGATCGAGACCATCACCCCACCGGTGGCGCCCACGTTGCCCATGTACGAGCCGTAGCCGGTCACGTAGTCGGTGGTGAACTTAGCCTTGTATCTCCTGTTCTTGAAAGTCGAGGTGTCGGGCAGCGGTATCTTGTCCTTGGGCACGTCGAAATCAAAACTGATCGGCGGCATCTGCTTCTCGCGCGCCAGGGAGTCGGCCCGCAGAAGGCTAAGGTCGAGCGAGTCGAGCGGCTGGGCGCCGCCGGCGCCGGTGACCGAGGAGGCCACCGTGCTGTCAAGATGCGCCAGGGCGCTGTCCAGGCCGGGGAGGCCGGCGTTCAGCGAGTCGGCCCGCCGCACCAGATCGAAAAGCGACAGCGTGTCCAGCGCCGAAATGGCCTTGACGCGCGCCTGACGGAGCGCCCGGGCCAGGCTGTCCACCCGCGCCAGGCTGTCCAGCATGGACAGGCTGTCGCGCAGCCCGATCAGGAACTCGTGCCGCCACTCCGAGGTCGCGCCCTGACGGGCCAGGCTGTCCAGCACCGCGGAATCCTCCACCTGCGGCGGGTGGACATCGATCATGTCCGGCATCGGGGGCCTGGAAACCACCGGCCGGGCGACCGCGGTCTCCATCTTACCGGCCTGCGTCGCCGCCGGGTGGCCGTTAACCCCGTTAAGACGGCCCGGAGCGGCCAGGGTGGAATCGTTGGCTTTCGGGGATGGCGGGTGTGGCGACAGACTGTCCCGCGCGGCCTGGTCGCGCTCGAGTTCGGTTTTCAGCTCGGCGATACGCGCCCGGGTGGCGTTCAGGTGGATCGTCTCGTAGGCGAAAGTGCGGCTCGTGTCCGGGATCCAGGCCTTGCCCATGCCCTCCGGGCTGTTCAGCACGAAAATGTCCCAGCCGGCCTGGTAGAAAGCGCTGTAGGCCATCCGGCCGCTGGACGCGCTCCAGGTGAGGCAGGGGCTGGTCTCGGTCGGCCCGGCCACGCCGGTCAGGATATCGGTGACCTGGTATTCCTTCCCGTCGGTGAAATCGTGGTAGAAAATGTTCGGGATGCCCGTGCGGTCGGTCACGTAGGCGATCTTGCTCCCGTCCGGCGACCACTGGGGCGAGATGTTGTCCATGTAGCTGTTGGGCAGGATGTCGTACTTGCCGCTGGCCAGGTCGAGAACGCCGATCCGGTAGTCGGAGAAAATCAGGCGGTCCAGGTCGGTGCCGGGACCGTACTCGGTGACGAATGCAATTTTCTTGCCGTCCGGGGAATAGACCGGGTCGCGCTGGGTGTAGCGGTCGTCGGTCAACTGCTCCAGCTTGCCGCTCTCCACCTCCACGGTGTAGAGGTTCGAGCGCCCCCCATCGATCCCGCAGAACACGATCCTCTTGCCGTCGGGCGAGAAGCTCGGGCTCAGGATGCCATCCAGCCCGAACTTGAACTGGTGCACGATCCGCTTGTTGAACGTGGCCAGCACGTAGATCGCTTCCTCGGGGCCGCTCTTGGCCACGAAAGTCAGGTAGCGGTCATCCCGGCTCCAGTTCAGGCTGGTGTAGAGGAAACGGAAGTTCTCGAAATCCGGGTTGCGCTGGCCCTCGACCAGCTTTTTCGGCTCGCGGCCGTCGATCGCGCTGGCCTCCCAGATATCGATATAGCCGTCCTTGTTCGAGATGTAGGCCAGCTTTTCGCCCGTGGAATTGAGCGCCGGGGCCACGTTGTAGCTGCCGCCGTCCTCGCTGTGCTTGGTCAGGCGGCGCGAGAAATCCTCGGGTTTCTTGTAGTTGACTATCTGCGGCAGATAGGTCTTGCGGATGTCCTCGTTCCACTGCTGGCTCAGGGTTTTCAGGTCGGCTCCGATCGAGCTCTTGAACGCCCGGCCCGCGTTGCCGAACACCGGGGTTTTCTGCAGTATCTCGCCGATCTTCTTGTTGCCGTAGCGTTGCGAGATGAAATACCAGACCGAGTGCCCGAAACGGTAGGAGCGCAGGTCGGCCATGTAGTCCAACTCGTCCAGGGTCATCAGGTAGCCGCTCAGTGCGGCGTCGCGCAGCCACATCTCGGTATCCGGCGTCATCTTATCCAGGCTCAGTTCCTCGACCATGCCCTCGATGAACCACAGCGGCGGCGAGTAGGAGAACGGGTTGGCCAGCGGCGTGGCGTCGTTCCAGAGGATATCGATCTGGAACGCGTGGGCCAACTCGTGGGTCAGCGTGTGCTCGAAATCCTTCCACGAGCCGGTGAACGGCAGCAGCACCCGGCGCTTGACAAACTCGTTCACCCCGGCCAGCCCCTCGTTAACGTCCTCGGGCAGCACGTTGGTTTGCTGGAAATCGTTGTGGCTGGCGTAGAGGATCAGCGGCACCCGCCGGTGCAGGTTGAAATTGAGCATGCGGCTGTAGCGGGTGTAGGCCCGCTCGGCCAGGCGCGCCGCGTCCAGCACCATCCGGCGTTCTTTCTTGTAGTAGTAGATATCGTAGTGCTCGGTGGAGAGCACCTGCCACTGGAAATCCTTGTACTGGACCTTGTTCTTGCCGAACTGGGCCCGGCTGCTGGAGGCCGGGAGCAGGGATATCAGCGCAAGGAACAGCACCGTGCGGAACAGTCTGCCGGAGCGCGGGGCACGGTTGAGTCGGCTGGCATTGACTGGCATCTGGGACATTCGGGGGCATCTCCAGGGCCGGATCTTTTTCACTCGGAACATAAGGAATAAATCGGCACACGCCCGCGGGCGTAAACATCAATACACGCCAGAGGCTACAAGGTTTCATCCGGTAATGAGTTCCGTAATCCCTTCCCGGACTGACTTTTATTCTGCTTGCGCGCCTGTAGCCGATAAGATATCTTTACCATTATTCTAAAAGCCTGTCGCCGGATTCGCAATCCTGGCGCCGCGGCCTTTGCGGGCGGCGGTCGGCCGCGAGGCGGATGACGCAGCCTGCGGTTTTCCGGGCAGCGCTTCTCTCCCCCCGGCGATCAGGGTCTGCCGGCCGCTGAATCCGGTCGTTCGGCGCCCACCCGGCACATCGCTCCATGCAGCCTGCGGTGCAGAAGGCGACCTCGAGCCATGACCGATTACCTTACCTCATTCGGCACCATCTCGCAACAGGCTTCCGAGGCCGTCGACCGGGTGTTGACCTTGCGCGCCAAAGTCAAGGGCAAATGCCTCGGCCCCAGCCGCGAGCTGCAGCGCGAGGTGAGCGGCCTCTACGAGCGCGAGGTGCTCGAGCGGCTCCAGAGCATCAGCCGGTTGATCATCGAGATGGGCGACAGCCGCCCCAAGCGGCTGGGGGCGGCGCTCAGCCGCCTGTCGCTCAACCTGGGCCAGAGCGCCGACCGTCTGGTGGCCATCCTGTGCCTGCCCGGTTACCGCAGCCAGCTTAAAGTCGCCCTGTCCCTGTTCGATCACATACACCGTTCGCTGCTGCATTTTCAGAAAAATGTGACGAATCGGAACGAAAGCGGCCTTTTCAATGTAAACAATCTTATGCAGGACATCGCCCTGGCGGTCTGCCCGTTCCGGGCCGAGTTTATGCCGCCGGGAGATGAGCGCGCGGTTCACACCGTGTTTGTCGAGAAACTGGACGAGGAAGTCCCCCACATGTCCGGTCAGGCCGAGGGACTCTATCTGGCGCTCTACCAGTTGACAGCCAATGCCGTCACCGCCGCCGGCTCCCGGGGTACGGTCAGCCTCTACACGAAATACCACGAGCGGTTCAGGCAGCTCATGGTGACCGTGGCCGACAACGGACCGGGCATCGACCGCCTCGAAGTCATGCGCAGCGCACTGATGACCGAGGCCGCCACCGCCGACACCATCGAAAAGGTTCGCTCCGCCACGAGCGATCACGATAACCCTATTTTCGAACTGATCTACCTGCCCCGTGTCAGCGCGTTCAGCCTGGCCGACCAGTCACACCGTGGCCTCGGCCTGACCCTGGCCCTCGAGCAGATCAAAGCGCATGGAGGAAAAATCGCCATACACAGCAAACCTGGACGAGGCGCCACATTCCAGGTAAGTTTCACTCTCTGATCCCGTAGCCGTGGCCGATGCCAATAAATTATCCAAAGGGGCAAAACGTGGACAAACGTCTATCTCCTCTCCGGATCCCGGTCCAGATCCTCCTCGTGTTTTCTCTGGCCGGGTCTCTGCTGCTCAGCGGTTGCAGCCTGTTCAACAAGGCAACTCCGATGGAGAAAGCCACCGGGGTCCGCTACATGGACGTGGTGCTGTACGCCGGGTCGCAGGCTGACAAAGCCTTCGGGATGCTCAACGGCGGATTTCCGGTGTACGGACGGGAGGGGCAGTGGTTGGAGAGCGACATGGGAGACTGGGCCAAGGGTTACTACCCCGGCATGCTCTGGCTGCTGTCCCAGGTTTCCCCCGACCCGCATTACAAGGACCTGGCGCGCCAGTGGCTGCCCGGGTTGAACGGGCTGCGGGACAATTTCCACACTTTCGGCCTGGGACAGGTCTACTACCCGACCTATGTCGTGGGCTATCAGCTCACCGGCAACCGTTCCTACCGTGACGAGGCGATCGAGGCCGCCCGCGTGCTGATGGGACGGTTCAACCCGGCCGGGTTCTTCCCTGCCTTCGGCGCGGCGGGCGACACCGTGCTCGGGCGGCGCCTGTCCATCGAGAGCATCATGGACCTGGAGCTGCTCTACTGGGTCAAAGAGGCCACCGGAACCACCGAGTACGAGATCGCGGCCAACAACCACGCCTTCTTCACCCTCAGCCGCCTGGTCGGTCCGGACGGCCGGGTGCTGAACATGGCCGATTTCAACCCCCGCACCGGCAACACCTGGGGCGAGCGCACCCCCGAGCTGGCCGACCCGCGTTATTCGCCGCGCGGGATCAGCGCCAGCAGCTGCTGGTCCCTGGGCCAGGCCTGGGCGATCTACGGCTTCACCTCGATCTACCGTCACCAGGGCAAGACCATGTTCCTCGACACGGCCCAGCGCGCGGCCAACTATTTCCTGGAGCACTGCGCCGAGGACGGCATCCCGCCCTGGGATTTCGACGCCACGGGTAATGACGCCGGGATGAAAGACGCTTCCGCCGCCGCGGTGGCCGCTGCCGGCATGCTCAAGCTGGCCCGCCTCAGCCCCAACAAGGATGACCGGGCGCGCTACCAGAAAGCCGGCGAGAAGATAATCGAAACCCTCAGCACCAAGTATTTCAGGAAAGGTTCGGGCGTGCTGGGCGGCGGCGTGTTCAACCGCGATTACGCCGATGCCGGCTCCACCTCCACGGTCTGGGGCGACTACTACTACATCGAGGCCCTGCTCCTGCTGATGGACTACGACATCTGAGCCGTACCCCCACTCTGAAAAGCACAGGGGCCGCCGGGCAGTCTTCCGGGCGGCCCCTTTTTCTTGCGCGGCGGACAGCCATGTGTTAGACTTCCGCCAGGAAACCATCCCGGTTACCCATTCTCACCAGTCCAAAATTCGTCCGGTCCGAACGGAGGCCTCCATGACGAGAATGGTCCGCAGTCTTTTTCTGGCAGCCACTGTCTCATCCACCCTGCTCCTGCTGGCCGGCGGCTGTTCCTCGGTCGGACGGGTCAGCCTCAACCCCACGGTCAACCTGGCGGTCGCTCCGACCAGCCTGGCCGACCAGGCCGCGGTCTACATCCCGTCACTGCAGCAGAAACAGGTCTACAGCCAGACCATCTCCGGCCTGGGAAGTTTCGATGTCGAGCTGGGGCCGTCGCTCATCCGCTGCACCCAGGAATCGTTCCAGCTCTTTTTCTCACAGGTGCTGATGCTCGGGCCGAGTGAAACCACCAGTCTGCCCTGGCGGATCGACCTGCGCACCGACCATTTCCGCATCACCGAGAACCTGGGGGCCGACCTGCAGATCTGGTGCAAGGTCGTCCACTCGGGCAAGATCGTCCTCGACCAGGGGTTCACCGGGCATGCGGATGGCCCGGACCAGCAGTTCCGGCAGCTCGACAGCGCCAGAAAAGTGATCCAGCAGTCGGCCGAGAGTGCTTTCCAGCAGGCCTTTGTCGAGCTGCAGAAAGCACTGCGCGAGAAGACCGCAGCCAAATAAGATTCGGCTCCGGGGACTGCGGAAAACAGAGATTAAGACCGAAGGGGCACAGAGCTGCAGCGTGCCCCTTTTTCATTGACCGCTTCGAATCGGGAGGACTCGTGCGCACGCGCGTGGGACGGTTCTGGTTCGAGGGCCCCTGGGACTACTCCCCCGGCGGCCTGCGCTATGTCCTGCCCGAGCCCGGGGTTTACGCGGTCCTCTGCCGCGGGGAATCCGGCTGCCGCACCCTGGAGCTGGGCGCGGTGGATGACCTGCATCGCTCCCTGGAGCGATGCCCGCACGCCCCGGCCTGGGCCGGGCGCTGCCAGTCTGGAACTCTATGCGTGGCCGTGCGCTACGACAGCGAGCATCCCGATAACGCCCAGGTGCTGCTCGAATTGAAAGCTACGCTGGAGAAGGATTAGCCCGAACGGAACTTTGGTTCGAGAATGGATAAACGCGAGGACCTACAACCTCAAGCGGCCGCCAGGCCGCTGTTTTGTTTTTGGGGGCCGCGCATGTTTGAGCCTGCACCATGGGCAGCGTGCCGATGCGCGTAAAACGGGCGGGATTGAAAATCCTCCGCGGTGTGGCGGCGATTCGCGGCAGCGCCGCCGCTGCACCGCCGGAGCGGAATCATCGCTCCTTGGACATTTGAGCCAGAAGGAGAGACGCGGCAGGGACGAGTTCGCGGCCCCCGCTGGCTTTGCTGCTTTCGCCGAAACGAAAGCAGAAAACTGCTTTCAGGAACCGCAAATTTCCCTGAAGAAGGATTTGAATCAAAGAAAAAGAAATGCGGCCGGGTTCAGGCGAACAGCCCGGGGAACGCTCCCTTGAACCCGCTGAACATGAAATGCACCCCGATGGCGATGATGAAGATCTGCATCACCCGGGCCACGGCCAGTGTGCCCACCCGCCCCATCAGACGGCTGAGGAAGCCGGCGAAAGTCAGGATCAAGAGGGTCAGGCCGAACACCACCACGCAGACCGAAAGCGCGAACAGATGCCCGTACTGGCCCTGGAACAGGATCACGGTCACGATAGTGCCGGGCCCGGCCAGCAGCGGGCAGGCGATCGGAGAGACCGCCAGGGCGCGCAGACGGTGGACCCGCTCGCGGTCGCGCGCGCTCACCTCCTCGCGCAAGGCCGGCTCCGGGCTGTCCGTGCGCAGCATGTCGTGCACCCCGGTCACCACCAGCAGCAGCCCCCCGGCGAACGTGAACTCGCTCATAGTGATATGGAACACCCGCTCCATGGCGTACAGGCCGACCAGGGCGAAACCCACGATCAGGATGAACGAGGTGGCCACCGCGATCCGGAACACCCGCTGACGCTCGGGGGCGGTCGCCCCCTGGGTCAGGCTCAGGAACACCGGCAACCCGCCCAGCGGGTCGACTATGGCGAACAGAGAGAGCACCGCCTGGAAAAATATCGCCGGCTCGAAATACATACGGCCCGCCTGTATTGATGAAGCCTCAGGGTTTCTGTTTTACCCGTAGAGGCACGGCATGCCGTGCCCGATCTTTTGTGTACGAAATCCCCCTCGATCCCCCTTTGAAAAAGGGGGAGGGAAACGCAAGACTCAAGTCATTATCAATAAATTATGGCACTGTCGTAGGGGCGGGATATATCCCGCCCGCAAAGCACTTCCCACAAACATACAAGATAAAATCAACAATTTCAACACTTACAAAAACAGCCGCCCCGAACACCTCGGGAACGGCCGGAGAATGCCTTGTGAGTCGTCACCTTACAGGTCCACTATCTTCAACTTCCCGCCCAGCCTGTCGTTGAGAACCCCGGCCAGGATCGAGCGGTGGCAGGCCGCCGGGTCCCTCTCGTAGCACAGCAGGCAGACTGTCTCCGAAGCAATTTTCTCCTGGAGCGCCTGCAGCGCCTCCCCGCGTTCAGCGAGGCATTCAGTGTAGCCACAGCGCAGAAGACCGTAGTCTCTGGTGCACTGAACCTCCACCCGCAGGGCCTTGGGCGCGCTTAGACTTACCATGTGCTCGTAGCCCAGGCCATGCCCGGCGCAACTGGCGGTGAGGGCTTTCTTCGAGTAACCCGGTTTGCGGCTGTTCGGGTTCTGGCGGATATCCAGCAGAAGGGTGACTTTATGCTCTGCCAGCGCGGCGAAGAGCTCCGGCGCCTCCCGGCCCTCGAAACCGATCGTGTACAGGCAGGGTTCGCCGGGCATCGGCATCTCCACTCGACATCAGCCGGGACGGCTCACTCCTCGAACTGACGGACCGCCTTTTCGAACTCCAGCTCCTCGGCGTCCGGGAAATCGCCCTTGCGGCCGGGGTTGTGCTGCTTGTTCTTGCGCTCATCCAGCTCGGCCTGCTGGATAGCGCGCATCACCTCGGTGATCTCGCGCAGAAGGCGGGCCGTGTACTCCGAGGCCTGGGTCAGGTACTGCACGTGGCGCAGCAGGGTGGTGAACACCGCCAGCCGCTCGAACATGAACCCCAGCAGCAGCACCACCGCCCCGGCTCCCAGCACCAGCGCCCCGGTCAGACGCTCCAGCATGCTGATTCCCAGGGC
Proteins encoded in this window:
- a CDS encoding sodium-dependent transporter, whose protein sequence is MTEPFSSQDTRKGRAAELFSSRWGMLMTALGIAVGTGNIWRFPRVAAANGGGVFILAWTLFLFLWSIPLLVTESALGRASRRGSLGSFMFLRGERGAWMGGFVALITGGIMFYYSVVTGWCLRYLVGALSGAVNGATGPEFWHAFAGSWQALAYHAAAAVLAALVVGAGVRLGIEGSAKVMIPVLALILIYAAVRALCLPGAMAGVKYLFQFNAADLFSPRVYLEALSQSAWSTGAGWGLLLTYSVYSRPKEKIVQNGLIMGLGDNTASLLAALAVIPTVFALLPAEQAAAVVKLPGENSTGLTFISIPRLLGAGPGGRVMLPLFFLALFFAAMSSFISMLEMWVKNLIDLGLRRGKAVVIVTVLTLLGGAPSALSGKFFDNQDWVWGLGLLVSGLLFSLGVSRYGTGRFVGEVVNREDTPDMKPGRGFAFTLRWLIPLQFAVLLLWWFWLSVGWDRANWWNPLGVATIGSCLAQWGLAVVLLLACGPWLARRVRENDQSY
- a CDS encoding MarC family protein, which produces MYFEPAIFFQAVLSLFAIVDPLGGLPVFLSLTQGATAPERQRVFRIAVATSFILIVGFALVGLYAMERVFHITMSEFTFAGGLLLVVTGVHDMLRTDSPEPALREEVSARDRERVHRLRALAVSPIACPLLAGPGTIVTVILFQGQYGHLFALSVCVVVFGLTLLILTFAGFLSRLMGRVGTLAVARVMQIFIIAIGVHFMFSGFKGAFPGLFA
- a CDS encoding DUF488 domain-containing protein → MPGEPCLYTIGFEGREAPELFAALAEHKVTLLLDIRQNPNSRKPGYSKKALTASCAGHGLGYEHMVSLSAPKALRVEVQCTRDYGLLRCGYTECLAERGEALQALQEKIASETVCLLCYERDPAACHRSILAGVLNDRLGGKLKIVDL